Sequence from the Corallococcus sp. EGB genome:
TGGCCCAGGGGCGCGCGGACGACGAGGACCTCTTCGCCTACCCGACCAACGACCCGCGCCGCCCGGATCGCCCCCAGGGGCAGGGCAGTGCCAGCGGGAAGACAGTCGGAGGGGCGGTGGCCAGCGCCGCGGTGGGCAACCGGCCGCCGCGCACGGGCAACGTCTCCACGGACCCGGACGGCCTGGAGATGGCCCAGCAGTTCGACCAGGGCGCCATCAACCGCGTCGTCGCGGGCAACCAGTCCAAGCTCTTCCGCTGCTTCAAGGAGGAGGCCGAGCGCACGCCCGGCCTGGCCGCGAAGATCCCCATGGAGTTCGTCATCGGGAACGACGGCCGCGTGGCGAAGCTCTGGGTGGACAACCCCCAGTTCAAGCAGGGGCCGCTCTACGAGTGCTTGTTCGCGGAGCTGAAGAAGTGGCCCTTCAAGGCCTACGAGGGCGAGCGCGCCACCGTGGGGCTTTCGTTCAATATCGGCAAGCGGGGGTAGGGCGACTTTCTTGCCCACCCTCCGGACGTGCCCGATACAACAGGCATGTCCGCCTCTGTCGCCGAAGTCGAAATCGCCAAGAAGGCCATGAGCGTCCCCCCGGGGACGTTCCGCCACACCGTCCTGCTCGCCGCCAAGCGCTTCAAGTCCACCTGGGCGGAGCTGGGCAAGCTGCTCGTCCAGGTCCGGGACGAGGCCAAGTACGAAGAGTGGGGCCACGCCACCTTCGAGGCCTATTGCCTCAAGGAGCTGCACATCAAGAAGCAGACCGCGCTGAAGCTCACGCGCTCGTTCAGCTTCCTGGCCAAGCACGAGGACCCGGAGGAGCTGCAGCAGCAGGAGTTCCCGGAGAAGGCGCCCGCCTTCGAGGTGGTGGAAGTCCTGGCTGACGCGGAGGAGCGGGGTCAGCTCTCCCCCACCGAGTACAAGTCCCTGCGCGACAGCATCTGGAGCCCGGAGAAGTCCCCCACGGAGCTGAAGAAGGAGTTCGCCGAGCGCTTCCCCCGTCCCCCGCCGGAGCCGCCCCCGGAGAGCCTCCAGGTGCGGAAACTGGCGCAGATGGCGCGAAAGCTCGCTTCCGAGCTGGCGGGAAGCCGCCGAGTCCCCAACGCTGTCGCCGAGCGGGCGGCCGCCCTGGCGGACGACGTCGAAGAGATCGCGTCGAGCGTGACGGACGCCTGAGTCGCTGTTATCCAAGACCGACCCGTTGACCTGGGCTGAACGCTCCTGGGGCAGGGCGCTTCCACCGGGCTTCCTGCCCGGAGGGGAGGGCCCTATAGTGGGTTCAGGGCCTGTAGCATGTGGGCCTGGAGCCGTCGTAAAGACGTGGGCGGCTTCGCGGGTGTTGGAGTGTGGTGGTCGGCGGAGAAGGTCCCGAGCCGGGACCGGCGAACTCGGAGGCGGCAGTGAAGAAGGAGCACCACGTCAACCTGTCCTGCTCGTTCTGCGGCAAGTCGCAGCGCGAGGTTCGGAAGCTCATCGCCGGACCCACGGTCTACATCTGCGACGAGTGCATCAAGCTGTGTAACGACATCATCGCGGACGAGAACGAACGCGAGGAGGGCAAGCCGCAGGTCAGCCTGCCCACGCCGCTGGAGATCAAGGCGTTCCTCGACGACTACGTCATCGGTCAGGACCAGGCGAAGAAGGTCCTCTCGGTCGCGGTCTACAACCACTACAAGCGCATCTACCAGAAGAAGCCGGCCGCCCGGCCGCGCCCCGGCGTGAAGAGCCCCGGCGGCGAGGACGTGGAGCTGCAGAAGAGCAACATCCTGCTCATCGGCCCCACGGGCTCCGGCAAGACGCTGCTCGCGCAGTCCCTGGCGCGCTTCCTCAACGTCCCCTTCACCATCGCGGACGCCACCAGCCTCACCGAGGCCGGCTACGTGGGCGAGGACGTGGAGAACATCATCCAGAACCTCCTCCACAACGCCGACTACGACGTGGAGAAGGCCGCGCGCGGCATCGTCTACATCGACGAGATCGACAAGATTGCCCGCAAGGGCGACATGCCCAGCGCCACCCGCGACGTGGGCGGCGAGGGCGTGCAGCAGGCCCTGCTGAAGATCATCGAAGGCACCCGCGCCAACGTCACCCCGCGCGGCGGCAAGAAGTACAACCAGCAGGAGTACGTCCAGGTCGATACGACGAACATCCTCTTCATCTGCGGCGGCGCCTTCCACGGCATCGACGGCGTGATCAAGCGCCGCGTGGGTGAGAAGGGCCTGGGCTTCGGCGCGAAGATCACCCACAAGGAAGAGCGCAGCGTGGGTGAGCTGCTGGCCATGACCGAGCCGGAAGACCTGATGAAGTTCGGGATGATTCCGGAGTTCATCGGCCGTCTGCCGATGATCGCGACGCTCAACGACCTGAAGGAGGATGACCTCGTCACCATCCTCACGATCCCGAAGAACGCCCTGGTGAAGCAGTACCAGAAGATGTTCGAGATCGAGAAGGTGAAGCTCACCTTCACCAAGGAAGCGCTGCGCGCCATCGCCCGCGAGGCGATGCGCCGTCACTCCGGAGCGCGCGGCCTGCGCGCCATCATGGAGGACGCCATGCTGGAGATCATGTACGACGTGCCGTTCCGCGAGGGCGTCAAGGAGTGCAAGATCACCGAACAGGTGATCACCAAGCACGAGCCCCCGCAGATCGTCATGGAGAAGGAGAAGAAGACCGCCTGAGGTTTCCCGCAGGCGGTCGGTGGTTCCATCCGGCGCCCCTCGCCTCACCGCAGGCAGGGGCGCCGTGGTGTTTCTGGCGCCAGGTGCCGCGTCAGCTCTGCGTGACGCGCACCGTGGTCTTCATCTCGCGGCCGGTGGCGGGGTCCTTCGCGCGCATGGTGAGGATGCCCTCCACGCTCACGTCGAAGATGATCTCCACGTTCACCGTGCCGGCCTTGGCGGGCATGATCCCGGAGAAGGTGAACTCACCCAGCAGGTCGTTGCGCGCCACCGTGTCGTGGTCGCCCTGGTAGATGCGCATCGCCAGCTCGGTCTGGTTGTCGATGCTCGTCGTGGCCAGCAGCTGCTTGGCGTTGGGGATGGACGCATTGCGCGGGAAGACGACGTGGAAGCCGCCGTCGCCGCGCTCCAGGCCAATGGCCATGGGGATCACGTCCAACAGCTGGATGCGCAGGTTGGTGTTGTCCTCGAGCGAGTGCGCATAGAGCGCCGCGCCAATGGCCACCGCCTCGTCCGGGTGCACGCCCTTGCTGGGCGGCTTCCCGAAGAACTTGGTGAGCCGGTCCTGCACGACGGGCATGCGCGTCTGGCCGCCCACGAGCATCACCTCGTCGATGTCCTTGGTGGACAGGCCGGAGTCCACCAGCACGCGCGCCACCATCTGGAGGGTGCGGTCCACCAACTGGTTCGTCAGCTGCTCCAGCATCTTGCGGGTGAACTTCATCTCGATGTTCAGCGGCTGGCCCTGCGCCGTCATCGTGATGAAGGGGATGTTGAAGGGGACCTCCTCGCGCGCGGACAGATCGATCTTGGTCCGCTCCGCCAGGTCCTTGATGCGCTGCATGGCCACCGGGTCCGTGGCCAGGTCGATGCCCGTCTTGGCCGCGAAGTCCTTGAGGACGTGGTGGATGATGGCGTTGTCGAAGTCGATGCCGCCCAGGAACACGTCGCCGCCGGTGGCCTTCACCTCGAAGACGCGGTCGCGGATCTCGATGATGGAGACGTCGAAGGTGCCGCCGCCCAGGTCGTAGATGACGACCTTCTCCTTGAGCGTCTTGCCCACGCCGTAGGCGAGCGCCGCCGCGGTGGGCTCGTTGATGATGCGCACGACCTCCAGGTCGATGAGCTTGCCGGCGTCCTTCACCGACTGGCGCTGCCGGTCGTTGAAGTACGCGGGCACCGTCACCACCGCGCGCTTGATGGGCGTCTTCAGGTAGTTGGAGGCGACGTCGCGGATCTTCCCGAGGATCTTGGCGCTGATCTCCTGGAGGGTGAACTCCTTCTTGCCCACGTCCAGGGTGACGTCGTTCTTGGCCCCGGCGCGCATGTTGTACGCCACGGACTTCTTCATCACGCCGACGACGTCACTGCTGTAGTTGACCCCGACGAGGCGCTTGGCGCCGTAGACGGTGTTGCGCGGGTTGAGCTGCCACTGGCGCTTCGCCTCGAAGCCGATGAGCTCGTTGCCCTTGTCGTCGATGGCGAAGATGGAGGGGATGGTGTACTCGCCGCCCTTGTAGGGGATGAGCTTGACGTTCCCGCTGTCCTCGACGATCGCCGCGCACGAGTTCGTCGTGCCGAGGTCGATGCCGATGATGGGCTCCTTGTGCATCGCGTGTGGGCTCCGGTTGAGGCGTTGCGGCGTGATGGGGTGTGGCCGTCCGGGACCGTATCTCACCCGTCCCGGGTGCGCGAATCGCGAACCATCCGTCATCCGACGGACGCCCTCAAACTTCCAGCGCGCCTGGACCTTCCTTTTCCAGCCGCCCGCCTGGCCGGGTGGGACACGCCCGGCGGCCAAGCGCGCGGCCCCGAACACACCGTCCGCCGGGGCAGGGCCGGTCGCTTTACATCCCAAGGGCCGGGAACGAAGGTCATCCCCCGGGGTTCATGCGACGGCCACGCGCCGTGGCTACATCCGAGAGACCACCCATCCACAGAGGGGAGCCGCCGTGGAAGCGAAGGGCTATCTGCAGGAGGTGGGCGCACAGGTCAGCGCCGACTTCGTCAAGAACCGGTCCATCCTGTCCTTCGAGGAGTACCTGTCGCTCTTCTTCGCGGACCCGAAGGGGCAGTCGCGCAACGCGGCCCAATACCTGCGGGACGTGATGGACCACTACGGCACGGAGCTGGTGCCGCACCCCACGGGGGCCATCCGGCGCTTCAAGGTCTTCGACGTCCCGTCCGCCGACCGCGACGGCCGCGTCGCCGGGCAGGAGGAGGTGCAGAACGCCCTCTACCGCATCCTGGGCAACTTCGTGCGCGCCGGGCGCATCAACAAGCTGATCCTGCTGCACGGCCCCAACGGCAGCGCGAAGTCCAGCCTGGTCAACGCGCTGAAGCAGGGCATGGAGGACTACTCGCGCCAGCCGCAGGGGGCCCTCTACCGCATCGCGTGGGTGTTCCCCTCGGAGAAGCTGATCAAGGGCTCCATCGGCTTCGGCGAGCGCGCGGGCGCGAAGTCCGCGGAAGGGGAGCTCACCACGTACGCCCACCTGGACGCGGAGGCCCTGGACCTGCGCCTGCCCTGTGAGCTGCGCGACCATCCGCTCTTCGCGGTGCCGCCCGCGGAGCGCAAGGGCCTCCTGGAGGGGGCGCTCAAGAAGAAGGGGCTGGGCGACGGGGCGACGGGGGACTTCCTCCTGTCCGACTACGTGCGCGAGGGCGAGCTGTGCGCCAAGTGCCGGCGCATCTACACCGCGCTGCTCAACGCCTACGGGGGCGACTACCTCAAGGTGCTGCGGCACGTGCAGGTGGAGCGCTTCTACGTGTCGCGCCGCTACCAGGTGGGCACGGTGACGGTGGAGCCGCAGATGAGCGTGGACGCCATCGCGCAGCAGATTTCTGCGGACCGCACCCAGCTCAACATGCCGGCCGCGCTGCACAGCACGGTGCTCTTCGAGCCGCACGGCCCGTTGGTGCACGCCAACCGCGGCCTCATCGAATATGCGGACCTGCTCAAGCGCCCGCTGGAGGCCTTCAAGTACCTGCTGGGCTTCAGTGAGACGGGGGAGGTGCCCCTGGAGCCCTTCGTGCTCCAGTTGGACGAGGTGCTCATCGCGTCCTCCAACGAGAAGCACCTGAACGCGTTCAAGGAGCTGCCGGACTTCGCGTCGTTCAAGGGCCGCATCGAGCTGGTGCGCGTGCCGTACCTGCGCCGCTACAAGGTCGAGCAGGAGATCTACGACGCGCAGATCACCGCGACGTCCGTGGGCAAGCACGTGGCGCCGCACGCCACGGAGGTGGCCGCGATGTGGGCGGTGCTCACGCGCCTGAAGAAGCCCCTCCCGGACCGCTACCCGGCCAGCGTGAAGCCGCTGGTGGACCAGGTGGCCCCGGTGGAGAAGCTGCACCTGTACCAGGAGGCGGGGGTGCCCGCGCGGCTGTCCTCGGCGAACACCAAGGAGCTGCTCAAGCTGCGCGAGGAGATGTACGAGGAGTCCGACGCGTACCCCAACTACGAGGGGCGCTCCGGCGCGAGCGCGCGGGAGATTAAGACGGCCCTCTTCAACGCCGCGCAGAACCCCGACTACAAGTGCCTCCACGCGCTGGCGGTGCTGGAGGAGCTGCACTCGCTCTGCAAGGACAAGAGCGTCTACGAGTTCCTCCTCCAGGAGGTGATGGACGGCTACCACGACCATGAAACCTTCGTGCGCGTGGTGGAGGGCGAGTACCTGGACCGCGTGGACTCCGAGGTGCGCGACTCCATGGGCCTGGTGTCCGAAGGCCAGTACCGCGAGCTGGTGGAGCGCTACATCCAGAGCGTCAGCCACTGGGTGCGCGGGGAGAAGATGCGCAACCGCGTGACGGGGGAGATGGAGAAGCCGGACGAGGCGCGCATGGCGGAGGTGGAGGCCATCGTGATGCCGCAGGGCGAGGCCCCGGCGGACTTCCGCCGCGGCCTCATCGCGAGCATCGGCGCGCACCGGCTGGACAACCCGGACGGCGCCATGAACTACCCGCGCATCTTCCCGGACATGTTCAAGCGCCTGCGCGACCACTACTTCGAGGAGCGCAAGCGCGTGCTGCGCAAGAACAAGGAGAACGTCCTCAAGTACCTCTCCGAGGACCGCAACCAGCTCACCTCGCGAGAGCAGGCCCAGGTGCAGGACACGCTCAAGACGATGGCGGAGCGCTACGGCTACTGCGAGTTCTGCGCGAAGGACGCCATCCTGTTCCTGATGCGACAGCGTTACAGCTGAGCCCGGGTGTGGGGGAGGGCAGGC
This genomic interval carries:
- a CDS encoding AgmX/PglI C-terminal domain-containing protein, whose product is MGDLVLGPITASQVVEKLYTGELTPDSQVAPAGEREFRNLRDTAAFQVHIARFEAQGRVAQTMLVEQARNQKRVKVLAGVAAGVALLLGVTGWYLARNAAVYGLFGEGEEGDGITMDPPTIRLAQGRADDEDLFAYPTNDPRRPDRPQGQGSASGKTVGGAVASAAVGNRPPRTGNVSTDPDGLEMAQQFDQGAINRVVAGNQSKLFRCFKEEAERTPGLAAKIPMEFVIGNDGRVAKLWVDNPQFKQGPLYECLFAELKKWPFKAYEGERATVGLSFNIGKRG
- the clpX gene encoding ATP-dependent Clp protease ATP-binding subunit ClpX, whose amino-acid sequence is MKKEHHVNLSCSFCGKSQREVRKLIAGPTVYICDECIKLCNDIIADENEREEGKPQVSLPTPLEIKAFLDDYVIGQDQAKKVLSVAVYNHYKRIYQKKPAARPRPGVKSPGGEDVELQKSNILLIGPTGSGKTLLAQSLARFLNVPFTIADATSLTEAGYVGEDVENIIQNLLHNADYDVEKAARGIVYIDEIDKIARKGDMPSATRDVGGEGVQQALLKIIEGTRANVTPRGGKKYNQQEYVQVDTTNILFICGGAFHGIDGVIKRRVGEKGLGFGAKITHKEERSVGELLAMTEPEDLMKFGMIPEFIGRLPMIATLNDLKEDDLVTILTIPKNALVKQYQKMFEIEKVKLTFTKEALRAIAREAMRRHSGARGLRAIMEDAMLEIMYDVPFREGVKECKITEQVITKHEPPQIVMEKEKKTA
- a CDS encoding Hsp70 family protein, which encodes MHKEPIIGIDLGTTNSCAAIVEDSGNVKLIPYKGGEYTIPSIFAIDDKGNELIGFEAKRQWQLNPRNTVYGAKRLVGVNYSSDVVGVMKKSVAYNMRAGAKNDVTLDVGKKEFTLQEISAKILGKIRDVASNYLKTPIKRAVVTVPAYFNDRQRQSVKDAGKLIDLEVVRIINEPTAAALAYGVGKTLKEKVVIYDLGGGTFDVSIIEIRDRVFEVKATGGDVFLGGIDFDNAIIHHVLKDFAAKTGIDLATDPVAMQRIKDLAERTKIDLSAREEVPFNIPFITMTAQGQPLNIEMKFTRKMLEQLTNQLVDRTLQMVARVLVDSGLSTKDIDEVMLVGGQTRMPVVQDRLTKFFGKPPSKGVHPDEAVAIGAALYAHSLEDNTNLRIQLLDVIPMAIGLERGDGGFHVVFPRNASIPNAKQLLATTSIDNQTELAMRIYQGDHDTVARNDLLGEFTFSGIMPAKAGTVNVEIIFDVSVEGILTMRAKDPATGREMKTTVRVTQS
- a CDS encoding PrkA family serine protein kinase, whose product is MEAKGYLQEVGAQVSADFVKNRSILSFEEYLSLFFADPKGQSRNAAQYLRDVMDHYGTELVPHPTGAIRRFKVFDVPSADRDGRVAGQEEVQNALYRILGNFVRAGRINKLILLHGPNGSAKSSLVNALKQGMEDYSRQPQGALYRIAWVFPSEKLIKGSIGFGERAGAKSAEGELTTYAHLDAEALDLRLPCELRDHPLFAVPPAERKGLLEGALKKKGLGDGATGDFLLSDYVREGELCAKCRRIYTALLNAYGGDYLKVLRHVQVERFYVSRRYQVGTVTVEPQMSVDAIAQQISADRTQLNMPAALHSTVLFEPHGPLVHANRGLIEYADLLKRPLEAFKYLLGFSETGEVPLEPFVLQLDEVLIASSNEKHLNAFKELPDFASFKGRIELVRVPYLRRYKVEQEIYDAQITATSVGKHVAPHATEVAAMWAVLTRLKKPLPDRYPASVKPLVDQVAPVEKLHLYQEAGVPARLSSANTKELLKLREEMYEESDAYPNYEGRSGASAREIKTALFNAAQNPDYKCLHALAVLEELHSLCKDKSVYEFLLQEVMDGYHDHETFVRVVEGEYLDRVDSEVRDSMGLVSEGQYRELVERYIQSVSHWVRGEKMRNRVTGEMEKPDEARMAEVEAIVMPQGEAPADFRRGLIASIGAHRLDNPDGAMNYPRIFPDMFKRLRDHYFEERKRVLRKNKENVLKYLSEDRNQLTSREQAQVQDTLKTMAERYGYCEFCAKDAILFLMRQRYS